A genomic region of Manihot esculenta cultivar AM560-2 chromosome 15, M.esculenta_v8, whole genome shotgun sequence contains the following coding sequences:
- the LOC110602291 gene encoding glucan endo-1,3-beta-glucosidase 14, producing the protein MAMASFTFSLSCFLVLLSFFVFADAAGIIGINYGRVANDLPTPDKVVELLKSQGINRIKLYDTDSTVLTALANSGISVVVALPNELLASTATDQSFADKWVQANISQYYPKTQIEAIAVGNEVFVDPKNTTKFLVPAMKNVYNSLVKLNLSSIKISSPIALSALQNSYPSSAGSFKPELIEPVMKPMLEFLRQSNSYLMINAYPFFAYSANSKEISLDYTLFKENPGVVDSGNGLKYYSLLEAQLDAVFAAMSAIQYSDIKMVVTETGWPSLGDENEIGASEENAASYNGNLVNRVLTGNGTPLRPQDPLNVYLFALFNENQKPGPTSERNYGLFYPNEQKVYNIPLTLKELENRQSTPVNGNKSEVPVNGTSGEVSKTSVGQTWCVASGNVGTDKLQDAIDYACGEGGADCRPIQPGATCYNPNTLEAHASYAFNSYYQKKARGAGTCDFGGAAYVVTQPPRFGNCEFPTGY; encoded by the exons ATGGCAATGGCATCCTTCACTTTCTCTCTCTCGTGCTTCCTTgtgcttctttctttctttgtctTTGCAg ATGCAGCGGGTATAATAGGAATAAACTACGGACGAGTAGCCAATGACTTGCCAACCCCGGACAAAGTGGTGGAGCTTCTGAAATCACAGGGGATCAACCGTATCAAGCTCTATGACACTGACTCAACCGTTTTGACAGCACTTGCCAATTCAGGAATTAGCGTCGTCGTAGCGCTGCCTAATGAGCTCCTTGCCTCCACTGCCACCGATCAATCATTTGCTGATAAATGGGTCCAAGCCAACATCTCTCAGTATTACCCCAAGACACAAATTGAAGCCATTGCCGTCGGCAATGAAGTTTTTgttgaccccaaaaataccacCAAGTTCCTTGTACCCGCCATGAAAAACGTTTACAATTCACTTGTCAAGCTTAACCTTTCTTCAATTAAAATCTCGTCTCCTATAGCTCTCAGTGCATTGCAGAACTCGTACCCATCATCAGCCGGATCGTTCAAACCCGAGTTGATTGAGCCTGTGATGAAACCCATGTTGGAATTTCTGCGTCAGTCCAATTCATATCTCATGATCAATGCATACCCATTTTTTGCATACTCTGCCAACTCAAAGGAGATTTCTTTGGACTACACCTTGTTCAAAGAAAATCCAGGAGTGGTGGATTCCGGAAATGGTTTAAAGTACTACAGCCTTTTGGAGGCTCAACTCGACGCCGTTTTCGCTGCCATGTCAGCTATCCAGTATAGCGACATAAAGATGGTGGTCACAGAAACCGGATGGCCTTCACTGGGCGATGAAAACGAGATTGGTGCAAGCGAGGAAAATGCGGCGTCGTATAATGGGAATTTAGTGAATAGAGTCTTGACCGGAAATGGGACCCCTCTAAGACCGCAGGACCCACTTAACGTTTACTTATTTGCATTGTTCAATGAGAATCAGAAACCGGGTCCCACATCCGAGAGGAATTACGGATTATTTTATCCTAATGAACAGAAAGTCTATAATATACCACTCACACTGAAGGAGTTGGAGAACAGGCAATCAACCCCAGTCAACGGGAACAAGAGTGAAGTTCCGGTGAATGGCACCAGCGGCGAAGTGTCAAAGACGTCCGTCGGACAGACATGGTGTGTAGCCAGCGGGAACGTTGGAACGGATAAACTCCAAGATGCAATTGATTACGCGTGTGGAGAGGGAGGAGCAGATTGCCGTCCGATCCAACCCGGCGCGACGTGTTATAATCCAAATACGTTAGAGGCACACGCTTCGTATGCGTTTAACAGTTATTACCAGAAGAAGGCCCGTGGTGCTGGCACGTGTGATTTTGGTGGTGCCGCATATGTGGTCACGCAACCTCCCA GATTTGGAAACTGCGAGTTCCCTACCGGCTATTGA